A single Vigna radiata var. radiata cultivar VC1973A chromosome 8, Vradiata_ver6, whole genome shotgun sequence DNA region contains:
- the LOC111242242 gene encoding uncharacterized protein LOC111242242, giving the protein MSTASPTSVTATPSPCLAPSLLLGSGRLRRRGGGKSRTELKQLVDNRYRDLIDSADSIVGMKASCNDTSSNITAVHGRIRSISNNIADSDDQNKKFLSNFAMLQHWCQIVESFRAQISQRSRDRLLDRDLAIVAYSDALVAYSDALTAVAVIDELEPKQVLGLFLESRKSWILQVLGNSGPGDASSLVVSVLCNVLGIIQVTVGQVGKLFLQVLNDMPLFYKVILGSPPASQLFGGIPNPDEEVRL; this is encoded by the exons ATGTCCACCGCATCTCCAACCTCAGTAACTGCGACGCCGAGTCCCTGTCTCGCACCAAGCCTATTGCTGGGATCCGGAAGATTGAGGCGGCGAGGCGGAGGTAAATCGAGGACGGAGCTCAAGCAACTGGTCGACAATAGGTATCGCGACCTGATCGACTCTGCCGACTCCATCGTTGGCATGAAGGCCTCCTGCAACGACACCTCTAGCAACATCACCGCCGTGCACGGTCGCATCCGCTCCATCTCCAACAACATCGCCGATTCTGATGACCAGAACAAGAAGTTCCTCTCAAATTTCGCCATGCTCCAACACTGGTGCCAGATTGTTGAGAGTTTCAGGGCGCAGATCTCCCAGCGCAGCCGCGATCGGTTGCTCGATCGCGACCTCGCCATTGTCGCTTACTCCGACGCGCTTGTCGCTTACTCCGACGCGCTTACCGCCGTCGCCGTCATCGACGAGCTCGAGCCTAAGCAG GTATTGGGATTGTTTTTGGAATCGAGGAAGTCGTGGATATTGCAAGTTTTGGGGAATTCTGGTCCTGGTGATGCTTCCTCCTTGGTGGTTTCAGTATTGTGCAATGTGTTAGGTATAATTCAGGTTACTGTGGGTCAGGTGGGTAAGTTGTTTTTGCAGGTTTTGAATGATATGCCCCTTTTTTACAAAGTCATACTGGGATCTCCTCCGGCATCTCAGTTGTTTGGTGGGATTCCCAATCCTGACGAGGAAGTTAGGCTCTAG
- the LOC106769881 gene encoding FT-interacting protein 1 — MSSQAAAAAKGNQEDYKLKDTKPELGERWPHGGQRGGSGWLYSERATSTYDLVEQMFYLYVRVVKAKDLPPNPVTSNVDPYVEVKVGNYKGKTRHFEKKTNPEWKQVFAFSKEKIQSSVVEVFVRDKDMVARDDYIGKVEFDMHEVPTRVPPDSPLAPQWYRLENLRGEARSRGEIMLAVWMGTQADEAFPEAWHSDSASVKGEGVYNIRSKVYVNPKLWYLRVNVIEAQDVEPQDKSQPPQVFVKGQVGQQVLKTKLCPAKTPNPMWNEDLVFVAAEPFEEKLVLTVENKASPGKDEVVAKIALPLNKFEIRLDHRAVHSHWYNLERFGFGVLEGDKRNETKFSSRIHLRVCLEGAYHVLDEFTMYISDTRPTARQLWKQPIGILEVGILSAQGLQSMKTNNGKGSTDAYCVAKYGQKWVRTRTITESFNPKWNEQYTWEVYDPCTVITFGVFDNCHLGGGGGQTQGTGAKIDSRIGKVRIRLSTLEMDRIYTNSYPLLVLKPSGLKKMGELQLAIRFTCLSMAHIIYLYGHPFLPKMHYLHPFTVNQLESLRYQAMNIVAVRLGRAEPPLRKEVVEYMLDVDSHIWSMRRSKANFFRIVSLFSGAISMSRWLGEVQQWKNPVTTILVHVLFFILICYPELILPTMFLYMFLIGIWNFRLRPRHPPEMDTKLSWAEAARPDELDEEFDTFPTSKAQDVIRMRYDRLRSVAGRIQTVVGDIATQGERFHTLLSWRDPRATTLFIIFCLLAAVALYVTPFKVVASVAAIFWLRHPKFRSKLPSLPSNFFKRLPSRADNML; from the coding sequence ATGAGTTCTcaagcagcagcagcagcaaagGGGAACCAAGAGGACTACAAGCTGAAGGACACAAAGCCAGAGCTTGGAGAAAGGTGGCCACATGGAGGGCAACGTGGAGGGAGTGGTTGGTTATACAGTGAGAGAGCCACAAGCACTTATGACTTGGTGGAACAGATGTTCTACCTCTATGTCCGTGTTGTCAAGGCCAAGGACCTTCCACCAAATCCCGTCACCAGCAACGTTGACCCTTATGTTGAAGTAAAGGTTGGAAACTACAAGGGGAAAACAAGGCATTTTGAGAAGAAGACAAACCCTGAGTGGAAGCAGGTTTTTGCTTTCTCAAAGGAGAAGATTCAGTCCTCAGTTGTTGAGGTATTTGTGAGAGACAAAGACATGGTGGCCAGAGATGACTACATTGGGAAAGTGGAGTTTGACATGCATGAAGTGCCAACAAGGGTACCCCCAGATAGCCCTTTGGCTCCTCAGTGGTATAGGCTTGAGAATCTCAGAGGGGAAGCAAGGAGTAGAGGAGAGATCATGCTTGCAGTTTGGATGGGGACACAAGCTGATGAAGCATTCCCTGAGGCTTGGCATTCAGATTCTGCTTCAGTTAAAGGAGAAGGGGTTTATAATATCAGGTCAAAGGTTTATGTTAACCCAAAACTATGGTATCTCAGGGTTAATGTGATTGAAGCTCAAGATGTGGAGCCACAGGACAAAAGCCAGCCACCCCAAGTTTTTGTGAAGGGTCAAGTTGGACAGCAAGTGCTCAAGACCAAGCTGTGTCCAGCAAAAACACCAAACCCCATGTGGAATGAAGATTTGGTGTTTGTGGCAGCTGAGCCATTTGAGGAAAAGCTTGTGCTAACGGTTGAGAACAAGGCTTCCCCTGGGAAGGATGAGGTTGTGGCAAAAATAGCCTTGCCACTTAACAAGTTTGAGATCCGTTTGGATCACAGAGCAGTGCACTCACACTGGTACAACCTTGAGAGGTTTGGCTTTGGTGTGTTGGAGGGTGACAAGAGGAACGAGACCAAGTTCTCAAGTAGGATTCACCTAAGGGTGTGTCTTGAGGGTGCTTATCATGTGCTAGATGAATTCACAATGTATATCAGTGACACAAGGCCAACTGCCAGACAACTTTGGAAGCAGCCAATTGGGATTCTTGAAGTCGGGATACTCAGTGCTCAAGGGCTCCAATCTATGAAGACAAACAATGGTAAAGGGTCAACAGATGCTTATTGTGTGGCCAAGTATGGTCAGAAATGGGTGAGAACCAGAACAATCACCGAGAGCTTTAATCCCAAATGGAATGAGCAATACACATGGGAAGTCTATGATCCTTGCACTGTCATAACTTTTGGGGTGTTTGACAACTGCCATCTGGGTGGTGGTGGAGGCCAAACTCAAGGAACTGGAGCCAAAATTGACTCAAGAATTGGCAAGGTGAGGATTCGTTTATCAACCTTGGAAATGGATAGGATTTACACAAACTCATACCCTCTACTTGTTCTGAAACCCTCTGGGTTGAAGAAGATGGGGGAGCTTCAATTGGCCATTCGTTTCACCTGTCTCTCAATGGCTCACATAATCTACCTTTATGGACACCCTTTTTTGCCAAAAATGCATTACCTACATCCATTCACGGTGAACCAGTTGGAAAGTCTGAGGTACCAGGCTATGAACATTGTGGCAGTGAGGCTTGGGAGAGCAGAACCACCACTGAGGAAAGAGGTTGTGGAGTACATGCTGGACGTGGACTCTCATATATGGAGCATGAGAAGAAGCAAAGCCAATTTCTTCAGAATTGTGTCACTCTTTTCAGGTGCAATATCAATGAGCAGGTGGCTTGGTGAGGTGCAACAGTGGAAGAATCCAGTGACCACAATTCTAGTGCATGTTCTCTTTTTCATCTTGATATGTTACCCTGAACTGATCCTCCCCACCATGTTCCTCTACATGTTTCTCATTGGAATATGGAACTTTAGGTTGAGGCCAAGGCACCCTCCAGAAATGGACACCAAACTTTCTTGGGCAGAAGCAGCACGCCCAGATGAACTTGATGAAGAGTTTGACACTTTTCCCACTTCAAAGGCTCAGGATGTGATAAGAATGAGGTATGATAGGCTAAGGAGTGTGGCTGGGAGAATACAAACTGTTGTAGGAGACATTGCAACTCAGGGTGAGAGATTTCACACTCTGCTCAGTTGGAGAGACCCTAGAGCCACAACCCTATTTATCATTTTCTGCCTCCTTGCTGCTGTGGCATTGTATGTCACACCCTTCAAGGTTGTCGCTTCAGTTGCTGCCATTTTCTGGCTCAGGCACCCCAAGTTCAGAAGCAAGCTACCCTCACTGCCTAGTAATTTCTTCAAGAGGTTGCCATCTCGTGCTGATAACATGCTTTGA
- the LOC106770063 gene encoding cytochrome P450 93A3, which yields MFQNLHAIMAETEAQTYVQLFFLWLLSTIVFRAILWSVSRHPRRPPGPPSLPIIGHLHLISALPHRSFQALATRYGPIMQIFLGSVSCVVVSSPELAKEFLKTHESSFSNRFVSSAVHHLSYGSKGFIFARYGSLWKFMKKICISELLGSRTLDQFLHVREQETRRFLRVLRTKGEAREAVDVGGELLNLTNSVISRMVLGRTWCEGEVAEVRKMVEDTVELAGKFNVGDFVWVCRWLDLQRMKKRVEEIVEKFDGMMERAIREHMEERQRRNERGDEEENVRDLLDILLYIHEDDSREMKLTRENVKAFILDIFMAGTDTSAITMEWALAELIRNPKVMEKAREEIDSVTGNNSRVIGESDIVNLPYMRSIVKETLRLHPTTPMIGRESSEKMKVCGYEIPEKTWLLVNLWSIGRDPKVWEEPIEFRPERFMGEEKEFDLRGQKFELMPFGTGRRVCPGASLALQLVTSNLAAMVQCFDWKVEGSLSMEEKPSMTLPRAHPLLCVPVPRFSLSF from the exons ATGTTCCAAAACTTGCACGCAATCATGGCGGAAACAGAAGCTCAAACCTACGTCCAACTCTTCTTCCTCTGGCTACTCTCCACCATCGTGTTTCGCGCCATACTATGGTCCGTGAGCCGCCATCCCCGCCGTCCACCGGGGCCACCCTCTCTCCCGATCATCGGCCACCTCCACCTGATCTCCGCCCTCCCTCACCGGTCATTCCAGGCACTGGCCACGCGCTACGGGCCCATCATGCAGATCTTCCTGGGGTCTGTTTCGTGCGTTGTGGTTTCGTCCCCGGAACTGGCGAAAGAGTTCCTGAAAACTCACGAGAGTAGCTTCTCGAATCGTTTCGTAAGTTCGGCGGTTCACCACCTGTCGTACGGATCTAAAGGCTTCATCTTCGCGCGCTACGGAAGCTTGTGGAAGTTCATGAAGAAGATTTGCATATCGGAGCTTCTCGGTTCCCGCACCCTCGACCAGTTCCTCCACGTCAGGGAACAAGAGACTCGAAG GTTTCTCCGTGTGTTGCGGACGAAGGGGGAGGCGCGTGAAGCCGTGGATGTAGGCGGGGAGTTGTTGAATCTGACGAACAGTGTGATATCGAGAATGGTGTTGGGACGAACGTGGTGCGAGGGCGAGGTGGCGGAAGTGAGAAAGATGGTGGAGGACACAGTAGAGCTGGCGGGGAAGTTCAATGTGGGAGATTTCGTGTGGGTGTGCAGGTGGTTGGATTTGCAGAGAATGAAGAAGAGGGTTGAAGAGATTGTGGAGAAGTTTGATGGGATGATGGAGAGGGCGATAAGGGAGCATATGGAGGAGAGACAGAGAAGAAACGAGAGAGGAGATGAAGAGGAAAATGTTCGGGATTTGCTTGACATTCTCTTGTACATTCATGAAGATGATAGCAGGGAGATGAAGTTAACCAGAGAGAATGTAAAGGCTTTTATCTTG GACATATTCATGGCAGGAACAGATACATCGGCTATAACAATGGAGTGGGCGCTAGCGGAGTTAATAAGAAACCCTAAGGTGATGGAGAAAGCGAGAGAAGAGATAGATTCGGTGACAGGAAATAACAGTAGAGTGATTGGAGAGTCAGATATTGTTAACCTTCCCTACATGCGAAGCATAGTGAAAGAAACCCTAAGGTTGCACCCGACAACGCCGATGATTGGAAGAGAGTCATCAGAGAAGATGAAGGTTTGTGGGTATGAGATTCCAGAGAAAACGTGGTTGCTTGTGAACTTGTGGTCGATAGGAAGAGACCCTAAGGTTTGGGAAGAGCCTATTGAGTTCAGGCCAGAGAGGTTCATGGGAGAGGAAAAGGAGTTTGATTTAAGAGGACAGAAGTTTGAACTGATGCCATTTGGGACAGGGAGAAGGGTGTGTCCTGGTGCTTCACTTGCACTTCAGCTTGTGACCTCCAACCTTGCTGCTATGGTTCAATGCTTTGATTGGAAGGTTGAAGGGAGTCTTAGCATGGAAGAGAAACCATCCATGACCCTTCCAAGGGCACATCCTTTGCTCTGTGTTCCTGTGCCTCGATTCTCACTTTCCTTCTAG